In Stigmatopora nigra isolate UIUO_SnigA chromosome 11, RoL_Snig_1.1, whole genome shotgun sequence, the following proteins share a genomic window:
- the tbccd1 gene encoding TBCC domain-containing protein 1 isoform X1 produces MEKADVWPSKNAENLDPDSVSIWPRMEPFLLGVLQVAPSSKFSLHYLRKMATYVRTRDGCFPSLSWPMWKHIACGKLQLAEDLAWLYFETFDLFTSHSTADRLEWAESLSQCLSKSELDQQRGKMSVDTLQFLLFLHIQQLNRVSLRNSLIGEEWPSHRAHSPPEREAKTNTQNKNWDDQAHLSFVQSHLVELLELLVEPEQLSESGMIPRDCQISLAAVRNLGLLLEGSMHPGSSVQPVHRLLSRGPLQMHAGYSALNHSFPLYQLIACIQHHLTSNPFGITSCLRSGKRVAWAQQVEGGIKRAKIARNTHLAPAGSKMVLMSQVCKQTLAKTSDKMTGANIKIHRCSDAYIYLLSPLRSVNVDKCRDCTVVLGPVETSVHVHCCQNIRVVCVTGRLVVGASSRCILHALTPTRPLLLPGNTEITLGPFHTFYPSLEDHMASVGLAVVPNLWDHPLTLGNDSVKASANPDLTCYRLLPPEEFHMLVVPFQMEGDTCEVPGGLAPRYQAALDDKQNRIQRWQKTVMEAGLNKEQKGKFQELVEAKFYTWLQETGHRQELDSLIPPSVSSLQVSNGCSVTEMPVNKVMFVKTGETIEQSPMAC; encoded by the exons ATGGAAAAAGCCGATGTATGGCCCTCAAAGAATGCTGAAA ACTTGGATCCAGATAGCGTAAGCATATGGCCACGTATGGAACCCTTCCTCCTGGGTGTCCTTCAG GTGGCTCCCTCCTCCAAATTTAGCCTCCACTACCTACGTAAGATGGCCACCTACGTACGCACCCGTGATGGTTGTTTCCCCTCCTTGTCCTGGCCCATGTGGAAACACATTGCTTGTGGCAAGCTGCAGCTTGCAGAAGACTTGGCCTGGCTCTACTTCgagacctttgacctttttacTAGCCACTCAACTGCAGACCGACTGGAGTGGGCTGAGAGTCTTTCACAGTGTTTAAGCAAAAGTGAGCTTGACCAGCAGAGGGGaaag ATGTCTGTGGACACACTGCAGTTTCTCCTTTTCCTCCACATCCAACAGCTTAACCGTGTGTCTTTGCGTAACTCTCTCATTGGTGAAGAATGGCCCAGCCATCGTGCACACTCTCCGCCAGAACGTGAGGCCAAGACCAACACCCAGAATAAG AATTGGGACGACCAGGCCCACCTTTCATTTGTCCAGAGCCACCTGGTGGAGCTTCTGGAGCTACTGGTGGAGCCGGAACAACTGTCCGAGTCAGGAATGATACCGCGTGATTGTCAG ATTTCCTTGGCGGCTGTGCGTAATTTGGGCCTGCTCCTGGAAGGTTCCATGCACCCGGGAAGCTCTGTCCAGCCTGTCCATAGGTTGCTAAGTAGAGGTCCGCTCCAAATGCACGCAGGTTACTCTGCGCTCAACCATTCTTTCCCGCTGTATCAGCTTATCGCCTGTATTCAACACCACCTTACCTCTAACCCTTTTGGCATAACATCCTGCTTGCGCTCCGGGAAGAGGGTTGCCTGGGCCCAACAAG tggAAGGAGGCATAAAGCGTGCCAAGATAGCCCGAAACACTCATTTGGCCCCAGCAGGGAGCAAGATGGTGCTCATGTCTCAGGTCTGCAAGCAGACCCTGGCCAAGACCTCTGACAAAATGACGGGAGCCAACATTAAGATCCACCGATGTTCTGACGCCTACATCTACCTCCTCTCGCCTCTCAG GTCTGTAAATGTGGACAAGTGCAGAGATTGCACAGTGGTTCTGGGTCCAGTGGAGACCAGCGTGCACGTGCACTGCTGCCAGAACATACGGGTGGTGTGCGTGACAGGCAGGCTTGTTGTCGGGGCCTCGTCGCGCTGCATACTTCATGCCCTGACGCCAACACGCCCGTTGCTCCTGCCTGGCAATACTGAAATCACCCTGGGCCCCTTCCACACCTTCTACCCATCCCTTGAAGATCACATGGCCAGCGTGGGCCTGGCAGTGGTCCCCAACTTGTGGGATCATCCGCTAACGCTGGGGAACGACTCAGTAAAGGCCTCCGCTAACCCGGACTTGACTTGCTACCGCCTCCTGCCCCCAGAGGAGTTCCACATGCTGGTGGTGCCTTTCCAAATGGAGGGAGATACTTGTGAGGTGCCGGGGGGATTGGCTCCTCGCTATCAAGCAGCACTTGACGACAAGCAGAACAGGATACAAAGATGGCAGAAGACAGTTATGGAGGCTGGGCTTAACAA GGAGCAAAAAGGCAAATTCCAGGAGCTAGTGGAGGCAAAGTTCTACACGTGGCTACAGGAAACAGGTCACCGGCAGGAACTGGACAGCCTTATCCCGCCTTCCGTGTCCTCACTGCAAGTGTCTAATGGGTGCTCAGTCACTGAGATGCCAGTGAACAAAGTCATGTTTGTGAAGACAGGAGAGACGATTGAACAGTCACCTATGGCTTGTTGA
- the lcmt2 gene encoding tRNA wybutosine-synthesizing protein 4 has protein sequence MANKKKQKGSDTAVQGTNDSSVVSKVSAAAQGYFHDLFLQHFVCKVARRAPLINRGYYVRWKAVDHCLRSFLKVTQHCAKRQILSLGAGFDSLYFRLYADAALDRAVIFEVDFPDVTRRKAALIRSNVSLLELLHSKPELSPTGPVYVSSSQYNLLGVDMRNETQVEEALGMAGLDLTAPTLILSEVVLTYMETQQSDDIISWAARRFPEALFVLYEQIHPQDPFGRIMQEHFIKLNSTLHALLKYPDCNAQKNRFLDKGWEQCVCMDMNDFFLSLIDDDERCRVEHLEPFDEYEEWHQKCSHYFILTASRGSLTAKSLLLHPTEPLHRPVWNSVALFVKTQPVIVEGLGMASTMLDGGHILLTGGSCRTSRGAPNRVLLKGSEGWRSVHVESSTHFSVRLYHTATSIPGGGTLIYGGRSSPLNPIEDLHKISFHLEDSPGPQGVIELNEEQMVCTGAHPPLRWRHSATLVSHKGKDFLFVFGGKNVSEGVLGDGYFLDLDMQHWTEMTVEGEGPEARHSHSACSYKGGLVLFGGHGRRGKPLGDIVMMKQNKRGFCWEKIDAQPPLCARYSHGAHVIDDYLIVVGGVWLHSDSVPGVVMVNLSTHCSLEFKIDTTSVPWPLMLHSFCSELMVEKETELILVGGGGNCFSFGTHFNPQLVTVDLSPVLISK, from the exons ATGGCTAACAAGAAGAAGCAGAAGGGTTCGGATACGGCG GTACAGGGGACCAATGACAGCAGCGTTGTAAGTAAAGTGTCTGCTGCAGCTCAGGGTTACTTCCACGACTTGTTCCTGCAGCACTTTGTGTGTAAAGTGGCGAGAAGAGCTCCACTCATCAACAG GGGCTACTACGTGCGATGGAAGGCAGTGGATCACTGCTTGCGGTCATTCCTAAAAGTCACACAACATTGTGCTAAGAGACAG attttgtcTCTCGGCGCTGGATTCGACTCGCTTTATTTCCGTCTGTACGCCGACGCGGCTCTTGACCGGGCAGTCATTTTCGAGGTGGATTTCCCAGACGTGACTCGGCGAAAGGCGGCACTGATCAGGTCCAATGTGTCACTGTTAGAATTGTTGCACTCCAAGCCTGAACTTTCTCCGACTG GGCCTGTGTATGTGTCTAGCAGTCAGTACAACCTGCTTGGGGTGGATATGCGAAATGAAACCCAAGTTGAAGAAGCTTTGGGAATGGCAGGACTGGATCTGACTGCCCCTACTTTGATTCTTTCTGAAGTGGTTCTCACTTACATGGAAACACAACA ATCAGATGACATCATTAGTTGGGCAGCGAGGCGCTTTCCCGAGGCTCTTTTTGTGTTGTACGAACAGATTCATCCCCAAGATCCATTTGGTCGCATCATGCAGGAgcatttcatcaaactgaattCTACTCTGCATGCGCTCCTAAAGTATCCTGACTGTAACGCGCAAAAGAACAGGTTCCTTGACAAG gGATGGGAGCAGTGTGTTTGTATGGATATGAACGATTTCTTCCTCAGTCTGATTGATGATGACGAGAGATGCCGAGTTGAACATTTGGAGCCTTTTGATGAGTATGAG GAGTGGCACCAGAAATGCTCACACTACTTTATCCTAACAGCTTCTCGAGGTTCACTCACAGCAAAATCGCTGCTCCTTCATCCTACAG AGCCACTCCACCGGCCAGTTTGGAACTCTGTTGCCCTTTTTGTCAAAACACAACCAGTTATCGTGGAGGGTCTCGGGATGGCCTCTACAATGTTGGATGGAGGACACATCCTGCTCACCGGAGGATCCTGCAGGACCAGTCGGGGGGCTCCGAATCGAGTCCTGCTCAAAGGCAGTGAAGGCTGGAGATCCGTCCATGTCGAATCCTCAACCCATTTCA GTGTTCGCCTTTACCACACTGCTACTTCTATTCCTGGGGGAGGGACTTTAATATATGGCGGACGCTCCTCTCCTTTAAACCCAATTGAGGACCTTCATAAAATCAGCTTCCATCTTGAAGATTCACCTGGTCCTCAAGGTGTAATTGAACTTAATGAGGAACAGATGGTGTGTACAGGTGCTCATCCACCACTTAGATGGAGACATTCTGCCACTTTGGTCTCACATAAAG gcAAAGACTTCTTGTTTGTCTTTGGTGGAAAAAATGTGTCTGAAGGTGTTTTGGGTGATGGTTATTTCCTGGATTTGGATATGCAGCACTGGACTGAG aTGACAGTAGAAGGTGAAGGGCCAGAGGCTCGCCATTCCCATTCAGCATGTTCCTACAAGGGAGGCCTGGTTCTCTTCGGAGGACACGGAAGAAGAGGGAAGCCACTAGGAGACATTGTCATGATGAAGCAAAATAAGAGAGGCTTCTGCTGGGAGAAAATAGACGCTCAACCCCCTCTTTGTGCCAG ATATTCCCATGGTGCCCATGTGATTGACGATTACCTGATTGTGGTGGGCGGAGTTTGGCTACATTCAGATAGCGTTCCGGGTGTGGTCATGGTCAACCTTTCCACGCACTGCAGCCTGGAGTTCAAGATAGATACG ACTTCAGTGCCTTGGCCTTTAATGTTGCACTCGTTCTGCTCTGAACTGATGGTCGAGAAGGAAACAGAGCTGATCCTGGTTGGTGGAGGTGGGAACTGTTTCTCCTTCGGGACACATTTCAACCCTCAACTTGTCACTGTAGACCTCAGCCCAGTgctaatatcaaaataa
- the crygs2 gene encoding crystallin, gamma S2, with protein sequence MGRIVFYEDKNFQGRRYECDSDCSDFHTYLSRCNSIRVENGAWVVYERPNYLGYQYVLTRGEYPEYQRWMGLNDRASSCKMIHFASGGLYKMQLYEKAEFGGKAFEATEDCPSLMEKFRWREVNSCKVSDGWWVFYEHPNYRGRQYFLEKGEYHKPGDWGAASATVQSFRRFTQ encoded by the exons ATGGGCAGG ATTGTCTTCTATGAGGACAAGAACTTTCAGGGTCGCCGCTACGAATGCGACAGTGACTGCTCAGATTTTCACACCTATTTGAGCCGCTGTAACTCCATCCGAGTGGAGAACGGCGCTTGGGTGGTGTACGAGCGACCCAACTACTTGGGCTACCAATATGTCTTGACCCGGGGCGAGTACCCGGAGTACCAGCGCTGGATGGGCCTCAATGACCGCGCCAGCTCCTGCAAGATGATCCACTTT GCCAGCGGGGGTCTCTACAAGATGCAACTGTACGAGAAGGCTGAATTTGGGGGTAAGGCTTTTGAGGCCACAGAAGACTGCCCTTCGCTAATGGAGAAGTTCCGCTGGAGGGAAGTGAACTCGTGCAAAGTCTCCGACGGTTGGTGGGTGTTCTACGAGCATCCCAATTACCGTGGGCGTCAATACTTCCTGGAAAAGGGCGAATACCACAAACCCGGTGATTGGGGCGCGGCAAGTGCTACAGTCCAGTCATTCAGGCGCTTCACTCAATAA
- the tbccd1 gene encoding TBCC domain-containing protein 1 isoform X2 codes for MATYVRTRDGCFPSLSWPMWKHIACGKLQLAEDLAWLYFETFDLFTSHSTADRLEWAESLSQCLSKSELDQQRGKMSVDTLQFLLFLHIQQLNRVSLRNSLIGEEWPSHRAHSPPEREAKTNTQNKNWDDQAHLSFVQSHLVELLELLVEPEQLSESGMIPRDCQISLAAVRNLGLLLEGSMHPGSSVQPVHRLLSRGPLQMHAGYSALNHSFPLYQLIACIQHHLTSNPFGITSCLRSGKRVAWAQQVEGGIKRAKIARNTHLAPAGSKMVLMSQVCKQTLAKTSDKMTGANIKIHRCSDAYIYLLSPLRSVNVDKCRDCTVVLGPVETSVHVHCCQNIRVVCVTGRLVVGASSRCILHALTPTRPLLLPGNTEITLGPFHTFYPSLEDHMASVGLAVVPNLWDHPLTLGNDSVKASANPDLTCYRLLPPEEFHMLVVPFQMEGDTCEVPGGLAPRYQAALDDKQNRIQRWQKTVMEAGLNKEQKGKFQELVEAKFYTWLQETGHRQELDSLIPPSVSSLQVSNGCSVTEMPVNKVMFVKTGETIEQSPMAC; via the exons ATGGCCACCTACGTACGCACCCGTGATGGTTGTTTCCCCTCCTTGTCCTGGCCCATGTGGAAACACATTGCTTGTGGCAAGCTGCAGCTTGCAGAAGACTTGGCCTGGCTCTACTTCgagacctttgacctttttacTAGCCACTCAACTGCAGACCGACTGGAGTGGGCTGAGAGTCTTTCACAGTGTTTAAGCAAAAGTGAGCTTGACCAGCAGAGGGGaaag ATGTCTGTGGACACACTGCAGTTTCTCCTTTTCCTCCACATCCAACAGCTTAACCGTGTGTCTTTGCGTAACTCTCTCATTGGTGAAGAATGGCCCAGCCATCGTGCACACTCTCCGCCAGAACGTGAGGCCAAGACCAACACCCAGAATAAG AATTGGGACGACCAGGCCCACCTTTCATTTGTCCAGAGCCACCTGGTGGAGCTTCTGGAGCTACTGGTGGAGCCGGAACAACTGTCCGAGTCAGGAATGATACCGCGTGATTGTCAG ATTTCCTTGGCGGCTGTGCGTAATTTGGGCCTGCTCCTGGAAGGTTCCATGCACCCGGGAAGCTCTGTCCAGCCTGTCCATAGGTTGCTAAGTAGAGGTCCGCTCCAAATGCACGCAGGTTACTCTGCGCTCAACCATTCTTTCCCGCTGTATCAGCTTATCGCCTGTATTCAACACCACCTTACCTCTAACCCTTTTGGCATAACATCCTGCTTGCGCTCCGGGAAGAGGGTTGCCTGGGCCCAACAAG tggAAGGAGGCATAAAGCGTGCCAAGATAGCCCGAAACACTCATTTGGCCCCAGCAGGGAGCAAGATGGTGCTCATGTCTCAGGTCTGCAAGCAGACCCTGGCCAAGACCTCTGACAAAATGACGGGAGCCAACATTAAGATCCACCGATGTTCTGACGCCTACATCTACCTCCTCTCGCCTCTCAG GTCTGTAAATGTGGACAAGTGCAGAGATTGCACAGTGGTTCTGGGTCCAGTGGAGACCAGCGTGCACGTGCACTGCTGCCAGAACATACGGGTGGTGTGCGTGACAGGCAGGCTTGTTGTCGGGGCCTCGTCGCGCTGCATACTTCATGCCCTGACGCCAACACGCCCGTTGCTCCTGCCTGGCAATACTGAAATCACCCTGGGCCCCTTCCACACCTTCTACCCATCCCTTGAAGATCACATGGCCAGCGTGGGCCTGGCAGTGGTCCCCAACTTGTGGGATCATCCGCTAACGCTGGGGAACGACTCAGTAAAGGCCTCCGCTAACCCGGACTTGACTTGCTACCGCCTCCTGCCCCCAGAGGAGTTCCACATGCTGGTGGTGCCTTTCCAAATGGAGGGAGATACTTGTGAGGTGCCGGGGGGATTGGCTCCTCGCTATCAAGCAGCACTTGACGACAAGCAGAACAGGATACAAAGATGGCAGAAGACAGTTATGGAGGCTGGGCTTAACAA GGAGCAAAAAGGCAAATTCCAGGAGCTAGTGGAGGCAAAGTTCTACACGTGGCTACAGGAAACAGGTCACCGGCAGGAACTGGACAGCCTTATCCCGCCTTCCGTGTCCTCACTGCAAGTGTCTAATGGGTGCTCAGTCACTGAGATGCCAGTGAACAAAGTCATGTTTGTGAAGACAGGAGAGACGATTGAACAGTCACCTATGGCTTGTTGA